GGCATTGAAGATGCCGAGATGGCCAAGGTCTTTAACATGGGGATCGGGCTCGTCCTGGTTTTCAATCCTCGCTACGAAAACGCGATCCGCCGCCAACTCGAAGATCACAACCTCTCCAGTTGGAAGATTGGTGAAGTGGTTGCCGGTGAAAAAGCGGTGGTGATGAAGTAGTCGGCTCGGCCAAAGGCATGGCCGGAATCAAGACAGGCAACTGGTCGGGCACCCATCGGTGCTGCTTGATTGCTGCTGTTGCTATCTTGCAAACCTTTGAAATTGCAAAGCCCTCGCCGTTTTTTCGCTAGTTTCGCCTCGACAATTTCTGCGTTCGCGACGTAGGATGCACCATACCTGGAATGTGTAACGGCTATGGCTTAGGTGCAGATTGATGTCGAGGCGAGTAATTATTGCGCAGATGGCAGCCACGATTGTGGCTTTAGTGGGATTTAATTCCCCGCTCGTTGCCGTCGAAGCTGAATTACCCAAGTCAACCGCTGCACAGAACGCCGACCCCCAGGCTACGGAAAAAGTACTTCAAAGTCTCGTCGCCGATCTTTCGCACGAGGACTATACGCGTCGCGAAACAGCCTCGCGTGCACTTGCCGACGCTGGTTTGCCAGCTATCAAGCTCGTCGCCAGCAAAATCATGGCAGGAGATGCTGAGTCATCTTGGCGAGCCAGCCGAGTTCTCGAAAACATTGCGATGCAAGGTGACGAAGCGGCCCTAGCAGAGGTCTCGCGCGTTCTGGCCGAGATCCAGTCGCAGGGCAAAACGGCTGTCAGTGGACTTCTGAGCGATTTGCGAAAGCGTCGCGCCAAACTCCGCCACGATCGCTCGCTCGCCGAACTACGTTCACTCGGTGCCAAAATCTCGGGCGACGGCGACCAGCAAGTCATGCTCGAAGCCGAAGCTGCCGATGGCGGTGCCGTCCTGGTAGAAGTCGTCGCTGACGGCGTTCGGATGATGATTGCCGAGGCGGTAGAAGTTCGAGCCGCAGAAGTTGCCGTCAAAGAATTGGCTCCTGAAGCTCCTAAGTTTCGAGAGCGAGAAGCTTTCGATGGTCCGGTCGAACTCGAAGAACTTAAGGCCGATCTTCATCGCCTCGCTGAAGAAAATTCCGAAGGAGCTCCGGCGAACGGAGCAGCTGTCGAGGCTGCCGAACTCGCGGTCGAACTTGTTCCAGCTGATGCTCCTCCGCAGGACATTGAAGCTGCACCTGCTCCCCCCGAACTTGCCCCGCTGGCCGACCTCGACGATCTCGAGGCACTTCCTGAACTTCCCCCCGAACCGATTGTGGCAGTCGAAGCCGACGCGCTTGATGCCGTCGAAGCAGGAATCGATTTTCTCCCCGCTCTCGATTTCGCTTTCGTCGCCGATCCTGGCTTCGATGTGCTCCTCGAAGATGTCATCGATGGAGTTGCTTACCGCGAAGCACTCATCGACAGCTCTTGGCGTGGAAGTGACGAAGGGCTCGCACTTTTCGCCGATGTTCCCGAAGTAAAGTCGCTGCGAATCGAAAGCACCAAGCTCTCTGAGCGTGGTATGGAAATTCTGGCTCGCAGCACCAAGCTGGCAGAACTGCACGTGAAGAAGGTCGACCTGACAGTCGCCGCTCTCGAGAAAGTGCGAAAAGCTCAGCCTGAATGCGTCGTCTACGCCGTGGGGCCTGCGATGATTGGGATCAATGCCGAGCCCAAGCAATCACCCTGCATTTTGACGAGCGTCTTTTTTGGTAGCGGGGCCTATGAAGCAGGTCTTGCTGAAGGGGACGAGATCACCCACATCGACGGTCGCGAGATCAAGGGCTTTAGCGATGTCACAATCTCGGTCTATCATCGCCAGCCCGGCGAAACCCTCAAGGTGAACTACCTGCGCGGTGGCAAGCCCCTGGTTGCTGAAGTGAAGCTAAAGCCTCGCGATGCGCTCGTCTTGGCTGCACCAGCTGAAATGATGCCAGCGCTTCCGCCAGTGGCCCTGCCGATTATCGGTGGGCCCATCATCCTCGAAGAGGAAGAAGAAAAACTCAGCATCGAGCTCGACGAGTAAAGCTCACTGCTGCTTCGGCTCAATCGCACTACGGTCTCCGACACGCACGCGGATCGTCATCTTCTTACCACTCCGCAGCAGTAGCACCTCGACTTCGTCGTTCACCGGTGTCAGGCTCACCAGATTGATCAGGTGATTGTCATCTTCGATGCGGAGTCCATCAAAGTGCGTGATCACATCGCCGATTTCGATCTCGGAAGCTTCAGCGGGTGAGCCGGGAGTGATGCCGGTGACTTTCGCACCCTCGATGCGCGATAGTCCTGCAGCGCGGGCAGCTTCGAGTGTAAAGCTGCTGTCGAGTCGCACACCGAGATAAGCGCGGGTCACGGTCCCGCGCTCAATCAACTGCTTAGCCACCACCATCACCATGTTCATGGGAATCGCGAAACCGATTCCCTCACTGCCACCACTGCTGCTGGCAATGGCGGTGTTGATCCCAATCACTTCACCGCGCAAGTTCAGCAAGGGGCCGCCACTATTGCCCGGGTTGATCGCCGCGTCGGTCTGGAGGAAATCCTGGAACCGTACGCCGTCGTCTCCGAGTTGCAAATCTCGTCGTCCTTTCGCACTCACAATGCCGTACGTCACGCTATGGCTGAGGCCAAAGGGACTCCCGACCGCGAGCACAAAATCTCCAATGTCTAGTTTGCGACTATCTCCCAGTTTGGCTGGCAACAGGGTGTCGCTTGTCACCGCCAGGATGGCAATATCGGTCTCGGGATCGGTCCAAACCTGCGTCGGACGAATCTCGACTCCATCGGCCTGTTTGATCTTAATCAGCGAGAGGCTCGAGCCTTTGATCACATGTCGATTGGTGATGACATACAGACGTTCGTCGTGCTCGATCACCACGCCGCTGCCAGCTTCATCGATGCTTCGATCCGCGCGTCCCGCAACCTCTTGTCGCGCTTCGATATGCACCACCGTCGGTGTGATGAGCTTCACTACCCGCTTGATGAGGTTATAGTGCCGCTCGAGTTCTTCCGCTTCGGAGGCAATCGAAGCGTACTCGGCTTCTCGCATGCTAGATGTCGAGCTCGTGGCATCGGAGAGTGATGCTTTGGCTACCGACGTCGGCCGAGCTGGAAATTCCACTTGCGACGGAAAATCTGTCGGCGGATCGGCCCACGCAATCGTCGCCGAAAGCGAGAGAGGAATCGCAACGATCGAGCGCAGCAGCAGTTGTCGCTGCTGATTGATGCACTGCCAAAACCGACGATTCCCGCGACGTTGTTGCAACATGGAACCAGAATCCCAAGCTCGAGAATGGTGTGCTCGAAAGAAATAGCTGAACGAAACAGCCGAGCGCAGTAGCGCCGAGCTTTCGTTCCGGCAGATCATCCACGAGAGAGGAAGGAGGATCTCTGGCGTATGCAATGCCCCTCGAGCACAGGCCTATCCATGTGCCCGGGGTGACATCACTAGCGGGAGATCAGCAAACTCGGCGGTTGACTACGACACATCCATCTCGATGTCGCTTGACGAGAGATCGCTATCCGACACGTTGTCGAGAATGCGTCCCCAGTCCTTCGGTCCGCTCGGCACATCGCCATTCTTTTCTGCTTCGCGTTGGCACTTAATGCACATCACGGCGTAGGGCAGAGCTTGCAGGCGGAGGAGTGGAATCGGTTCGTTGCAACCTTCGCAGGCACCATAGTTGCCCGAACGCATGCGCTCGAGGGCCGTGTCGATGTGAGCCAGCTCGCGGCTTTCGACTTCCGCAAGTTGCGAGTTGATCTCGTCT
This window of the Pirellula staleyi DSM 6068 genome carries:
- a CDS encoding PDZ domain-containing protein, whose translation is MSRRVIIAQMAATIVALVGFNSPLVAVEAELPKSTAAQNADPQATEKVLQSLVADLSHEDYTRRETASRALADAGLPAIKLVASKIMAGDAESSWRASRVLENIAMQGDEAALAEVSRVLAEIQSQGKTAVSGLLSDLRKRRAKLRHDRSLAELRSLGAKISGDGDQQVMLEAEAADGGAVLVEVVADGVRMMIAEAVEVRAAEVAVKELAPEAPKFREREAFDGPVELEELKADLHRLAEENSEGAPANGAAVEAAELAVELVPADAPPQDIEAAPAPPELAPLADLDDLEALPELPPEPIVAVEADALDAVEAGIDFLPALDFAFVADPGFDVLLEDVIDGVAYREALIDSSWRGSDEGLALFADVPEVKSLRIESTKLSERGMEILARSTKLAELHVKKVDLTVAALEKVRKAQPECVVYAVGPAMIGINAEPKQSPCILTSVFFGSGAYEAGLAEGDEITHIDGREIKGFSDVTISVYHRQPGETLKVNYLRGGKPLVAEVKLKPRDALVLAAPAEMMPALPPVALPIIGGPIILEEEEEKLSIELDE
- a CDS encoding trypsin-like peptidase domain-containing protein, whose protein sequence is MLQQRRGNRRFWQCINQQRQLLLRSIVAIPLSLSATIAWADPPTDFPSQVEFPARPTSVAKASLSDATSSTSSMREAEYASIASEAEELERHYNLIKRVVKLITPTVVHIEARQEVAGRADRSIDEAGSGVVIEHDERLYVITNRHVIKGSSLSLIKIKQADGVEIRPTQVWTDPETDIAILAVTSDTLLPAKLGDSRKLDIGDFVLAVGSPFGLSHSVTYGIVSAKGRRDLQLGDDGVRFQDFLQTDAAINPGNSGGPLLNLRGEVIGINTAIASSSGGSEGIGFAIPMNMVMVVAKQLIERGTVTRAYLGVRLDSSFTLEAARAAGLSRIEGAKVTGITPGSPAEASEIEIGDVITHFDGLRIEDDNHLINLVSLTPVNDEVEVLLLRSGKKMTIRVRVGDRSAIEPKQQ
- a CDS encoding TraR/DksA family transcriptional regulator, which translates into the protein MTRKDAMSNLREILIRRRDALRRALAGDLSSLKELRQQTSGDVMDAAMDTAQDEINSQLAEVESRELAHIDTALERMRSGNYGACEGCNEPIPLLRLQALPYAVMCIKCQREAEKNGDVPSGPKDWGRILDNVSDSDLSSSDIEMDVS